ATATTTTGAGACAAGAACTTGAAATGAGGCCTAACTAATGGTCACCATGCTGCACTAAAAACTTTTAAGTATCAAAAACAATAAAGACtagtcataaaataaaaatacattacatTGGTAAATGACAATCAGGCaatacatttttgtgtgtgtcctgGCAGAAGAAATGTGTAggaatcaaaatataaatataccaCTAACATATAGAGCACAAGGGAAATGAATATGCTTATATTGCTCTGTTCACTGCTTGTTTGACACTTGTTAAAAAATTGGCGAGAGGGTCTTTGTACAGTGAAACACCATATCACTGGCGAAACGCCTGATTGAAAGAAATATCCAAACCATCAGACATGGAGGAAGCATTAAATTCCAAATGAATGTCCAATCACTAATTATCCATTGTTTATTATTGAGAACATACTACTTGTTTTAGTAATTCAAGAATAGTAACAAGATTATGATAGAACatagaataataaaaacatatacagGATTATGAGCAGAAGTCTCCAGAAATAAGTAGTTACACCTTTTGAGCAGACATGGCCAGAAAATAAGAAAGGGAAAAGCTAAGTTTTTTCCCCCAAGATGTTTcagaaaaaattattattactgtaaaacacaatttttatttttctgtctgTGATGACGCCCTCTGGCCGAAGACTGACCACCCACTGTGCCTCCGATGCCCATGTCATCCACATACGAAATTTTGTTACTGTGGCGAGCTGGGAAGTGATAGTTGTAGTCAAAGTCATCCGAGCTGCTGGAGCTGGAGCATGTGCTACAGTGGTCATCGTCGAAGTTTCCATACATAAACCGGTCAGCAGCTGAGCTATCCAGAACCTGTGGCCGAGGGTGACTGCGGTGACTACCACCACTGCGGGATGGGTGGACGGCGCTGGTAGTGCGGCTCATGCTGGAAGTGTTCTGCTGCTGTGATGGAGGATTGCCTGGCCTGCCCTCAAAACTTTGGCTACGAGGGCAGCCATTAGGTCTCGGGCTACGGGGCTCACGGCAGGGGGGTGTTCTGGTTTGACCGCTGGGTGGGCGAGAGATTGGGTTCATTTTCATGGAGTCCGGCAATGGGATGCCTGAAGCATTTCTTGGATGAGATGGTTGCCTTGCGTTCTGCTGTGGCCCGGGATCCCTTTTGTCTAGGACACGGACATTAGGAAGCTCTGGGTATGACCTGACAGAAGATGGTGTGGCTTGACGATACACTGGAAACAGCTGTGGAGGCAAAGCAGTGCCTGGGGCCACACTGTTGTAGTGGGTTGCATCAGAAATCTGGTTGTAGTGATGGTGGTGATGATGGTGCAGATGGCCATTGCTCTGGTGCATCATCATCACAGCTGCTGGAGACATCATGATGTTAGGATCATCTGCTGGATGATGGTGAGGGACGCTAACAGATGCATAGTGGACACTGATGTTTTTGTCAGAGTCTGACTGGACAGGGTCAGCCTCTTCACTTCTGGGAGAAACAAGGTCACTCCTAGTCTCGGACTGTGGTGTCAAGCTGTCCTGAGACAAGGGTTCAGCCTGACCTTGACTAAGGTCTGGCATCGAGAACTGAGACAAACGATTCCTTCTTTTAGCTTCCTGTAAGGGGAGAGCATCAATAAGACCATCAATGTTGAGAGTGTACACAGGTTCCTCCTCCTCTTCATCCAGCTGTCCAGCATGCACTTCAAACATTCCTGGAGCATACACCTCACTGTTGCTACTGGTAGCATACCCTTGGTCACGGTCAGAAGAAGGGAGGCTATCTGGCAGAGTATACTGCTGCCTAAGGACTTCCTGTATGCCTGCGCGACCTTCCTGGATAACGTAACTGACAGGGGAACTCACCCTGGCTTCTTGCATGCTCACCAGATAATCCTCTGGACGGCGAGGTGTCTGGGTAGTCATGGACCCGGCTCGACTGCAAGCCGCAGAGCAATAGATGACTCCATGCTTGGGCAGGAACGGCCGGCCCAATAGGCTTGTCTGGCAAGTGTGGCAGCGAAAACACATTTCAGAGGCATGCCAGTGCTGGCCGTCATGGGTCATCATCCCTTGGTCAACACCTATGTGCTCTCCGCAGGTGTCACAATACTCAGAGAAGAGGTTTTCGAAGCAAGAGCAGCAGTACGGCCGGCCATCTCGCATGATGTAGCGCTGTCCGCCCAGCTGCCGGTCACACTCCAAGCAGCAGAAGTGTTTCATGTGCCAGCTACTTCCTTCCGCCTCTGTACACTCGTCTGCGAAAATAATCTGTGGGAGTAGAAATTAGAGATTACACAAATTTAGAGATTAGAAGATAGTTTACATAACGTTATTATTAGAAGTTTAAgagtagtgtgtgtatgtgtgtgtgttttgatgGGAATGCAAGGTGAATTAGTTTACTTAGCTCTACAATTAGAAACAAATAAAGCGGACAGATTATTTTTCAGATCAAAATATTTGGTTCGACAAATGTTTTTCCTTATTTCCACTATTTGttgactatttaaaaaaattgatcatataaatataaaatgatctAAATAAAGTAGACAATGTggcaaatgtatttatttaatttaatttttagattgtCCAATCTCTGGGACTCTGGGAGAAGGTTCCCATGATACCTTCAGGCGCTCAGCaaatacaactctgctcgagtggGCTTTTGAACTCGCGAGTCCCTTTAACAGGTGGCCAAGCGACTTTTGCaactcagccacacatctcaCAAAAACTGTGTTGTTTTAGGACGCAGTGTAGATATGTGATGTAATGTTGCATATATGTGATCTAATGTTGCATATATGTGATCTAATGTTGCATATATGTGATCTAATGTTGCATATATGACGATTACGATACGTGTGTGTTTGGAGTTGGTTCATCGAAGATGGCTGCAAGAAGCATGTGTGGGTATTTACAGTTTGGCCTTGTAGTTTATATATTTCTGCTCAGACTTAACAGTTTATTACCAAAAGCAGGTGAacagaagaaaataaataattaaaaaaaaaaaaattgtagtcaGAAATAATTCCTCAATTGTTTATTTGTAGTCAGTGTGGACCATGGAGCGATGATGACACACCCAATAGAGTGAGACCTTTCCTCTACAAGTCACTCAGGTAATCTGTCAATAACACAAGGTGTATCAAACTTTGGTCGACTGAGCAGACTggcaccccctcccccccccccccagaccaCTCTGAGTTTCTcgtctcttttaaaaaaaaaacttaaaaaaaaaaacccagccagGCCTAAGCGTGCTTACAGTAACACTATTCCTACACGTTGGCTTCCTTGCCACTCCATGTATCAGTCCCTGTATTTATGGAAGAAATCCGCCATCTTTTCCCCATTTCTTTGATTAGACTTTAAAATGAGAATAAAATTAGCTTCACGTTgcgcctgtgtgtgtgtgtataaacgacgccaaaacttttttttcccccttttccTCCCTATCCCTACCTCCAGCCAACCCAATTTCCTCAGCAAGATGATCCACCCCCAccctctcttctctctcacatacttttctttaaatctaactttaagaaaaaaaagttctagaacTTAAAGATGGAGTTTTGAAAGGTCTAAGGAGAAATACTTTAGAACAAGAGTATCAAGGTAAAAatcaaggtttaaaaaaaaaatgcttctcTGAAGTGTTACATTGCCAAGAAATATCCTTCAGAATGTTCAGAGTGACCTAGGACTTGGACTTTGAGAtgtttctgttgctgtttttcACAGACACTATTATGTCCTCTAGCtaagagtttttgtttttttttaaattaaggttCCATGTTTATGTAAATTACTGTTCATTAAAACAAGCATATattcaccttttttaaaacacgCGGCCAATTATATAtcttcttttagtttttttcctgtcatataAGAAACTAAAAGCAAAATCCGAAACTGCACTATTGTGACATgttaatttaatacttaatacaatttcaattgtttatgatttaatacttatgaataaacttacaaataaaaacctattttaaaaaaagcccacaaaagaggtaagatggcccataaaagaggcacataaagcccaaaaaagaggcaaagaaaagaggcctaaggcccaaggattcctatgatgataaagctaaaattgaatagcgcaaattctgaggtttccttttaaaaaaattaatacttgtgaattatgagaacagataaaaacataaaaaaaaaaagcccgcAAAAGAgccaagatggcccataaaagcaCTGGCAAATCCAGGTGGGGTGGCGGCGGTAGGGGCAAtggccccccccccactcggcggacccccccccccag
This genomic stretch from Biomphalaria glabrata chromosome 4, xgBioGlab47.1, whole genome shotgun sequence harbors:
- the LOC106070364 gene encoding prickle planar cell polarity protein 3-like isoform X3, translated to MYYCDYLEIALPLCLWRKICRHCKCPPEVHDMSTGSEEIGSRGASRTTRELKRNSTSDDDSGCPLEEFAWVPPGLQSEQVHLYFSSLPEERVPYLNSVGEKNRIRQLLQQLPPHDNEVRYCHALSEEERHELRMFSAQRKRDALGRGSVRMLSQDAKMFSCYQCRQDVCPGEMAVFASRMEGDVCWHPSCFVCFTCRELLVDLIYFYHEGQLYCGRHHAELLKPRCAACDEIIFADECTEAEGSSWHMKHFCCLECDRQLGGQRYIMRDGRPYCCSCFENLFSEYCDTCGEHIGVDQGMMTHDGQHWHASEMCFRCHTCQTSLLGRPFLPKHGVIYCSAACSRAGSMTTQTPRRPEDYLVSMQEARVSSPVSYVIQEGRAGIQEVLRQQYTLPDSLPSSDRDQGYATSSNSEVYAPGMFEVHAGQLDEEEEEPVYTLNIDGLIDALPLQEAKRRNRLSQFSMPDLSQGQAEPLSQDSLTPQSETRSDLVSPRSEEADPVQSDSDKNISVHYASVSVPHHHPADDPNIMMSPAAVMMMHQSNGHLHHHHHHHYNQISDATHYNSVAPGTALPPQLFPVYRQATPSSVRSYPELPNVRVLDKRDPGPQQNARQPSHPRNASGIPLPDSMKMNPISRPPSGQTRTPPCREPRSPRPNGCPRSQSFEGRPGNPPSQQQNTSSMSRTTSAVHPSRSGGSHRSHPRPQVLDSSAADRFMYGNFDDDHCSTCSSSSSSDDFDYNYHFPARHSNKISYVDDMGIGGTVGGQSSARGRHHRQKNKNCVLQ
- the LOC106070364 gene encoding prickle planar cell polarity protein 3-like isoform X4, which codes for MSTGSEEIGSRGASRTTRELKRNSTSDDDSGCPLEEFAWVPPGLQSEQVHLYFSSLPEERVPYLNSVGEKNRIRQLLQQLPPHDNEVRYCHALSEEERHELRMFSAQRKRDALGRGSVRMLSQDAKMFSCYQCRQDVCPGEMAVFASRMEGDVCWHPSCFVCFTCRELLVDLIYFYHEGQLYCGRHHAELLKPRCAACDEIIFADECTEAEGSSWHMKHFCCLECDRQLGGQRYIMRDGRPYCCSCFENLFSEYCDTCGEHIGVDQGMMTHDGQHWHASEMCFRCHTCQTSLLGRPFLPKHGVIYCSAACSRAGSMTTQTPRRPEDYLVSMQEARVSSPVSYVIQEGRAGIQEVLRQQYTLPDSLPSSDRDQGYATSSNSEVYAPGMFEVHAGQLDEEEEEPVYTLNIDGLIDALPLQEAKRRNRLSQFSMPDLSQGQAEPLSQDSLTPQSETRSDLVSPRSEEADPVQSDSDKNISVHYASVSVPHHHPADDPNIMMSPAAVMMMHQSNGHLHHHHHHHYNQISDATHYNSVAPGTALPPQLFPVYRQATPSSVRSYPELPNVRVLDKRDPGPQQNARQPSHPRNASGIPLPDSMKMNPISRPPSGQTRTPPCREPRSPRPNGCPRSQSFEGRPGNPPSQQQNTSSMSRTTSAVHPSRSGGSHRSHPRPQVLDSSAADRFMYGNFDDDHCSTCSSSSSSDDFDYNYHFPARHSNKISYVDDMGIGGTVGGQSSARGRHHRQKNKNCVLQ
- the LOC106070364 gene encoding prickle planar cell polarity protein 3-like isoform X1, producing the protein MATGGVSPCPEGESKRRAPRNNIYAHISDDPTIRDYTTAVHANGHKIGDKGQTLTDTSRGCSKCGQCPGLSLHYWRKICRHCKCPPEVHDMSTGSEEIGSRGASRTTRELKRNSTSDDDSGCPLEEFAWVPPGLQSEQVHLYFSSLPEERVPYLNSVGEKNRIRQLLQQLPPHDNEVRYCHALSEEERHELRMFSAQRKRDALGRGSVRMLSQDAKMFSCYQCRQDVCPGEMAVFASRMEGDVCWHPSCFVCFTCRELLVDLIYFYHEGQLYCGRHHAELLKPRCAACDEIIFADECTEAEGSSWHMKHFCCLECDRQLGGQRYIMRDGRPYCCSCFENLFSEYCDTCGEHIGVDQGMMTHDGQHWHASEMCFRCHTCQTSLLGRPFLPKHGVIYCSAACSRAGSMTTQTPRRPEDYLVSMQEARVSSPVSYVIQEGRAGIQEVLRQQYTLPDSLPSSDRDQGYATSSNSEVYAPGMFEVHAGQLDEEEEEPVYTLNIDGLIDALPLQEAKRRNRLSQFSMPDLSQGQAEPLSQDSLTPQSETRSDLVSPRSEEADPVQSDSDKNISVHYASVSVPHHHPADDPNIMMSPAAVMMMHQSNGHLHHHHHHHYNQISDATHYNSVAPGTALPPQLFPVYRQATPSSVRSYPELPNVRVLDKRDPGPQQNARQPSHPRNASGIPLPDSMKMNPISRPPSGQTRTPPCREPRSPRPNGCPRSQSFEGRPGNPPSQQQNTSSMSRTTSAVHPSRSGGSHRSHPRPQVLDSSAADRFMYGNFDDDHCSTCSSSSSSDDFDYNYHFPARHSNKISYVDDMGIGGTVGGQSSARGRHHRQKNKNCVLQ
- the LOC106070364 gene encoding prickle planar cell polarity protein 3-like isoform X2; the protein is MDYAEARFLPVDINVQQLWWNVDMDYCLERKICRHCKCPPEVHDMSTGSEEIGSRGASRTTRELKRNSTSDDDSGCPLEEFAWVPPGLQSEQVHLYFSSLPEERVPYLNSVGEKNRIRQLLQQLPPHDNEVRYCHALSEEERHELRMFSAQRKRDALGRGSVRMLSQDAKMFSCYQCRQDVCPGEMAVFASRMEGDVCWHPSCFVCFTCRELLVDLIYFYHEGQLYCGRHHAELLKPRCAACDEIIFADECTEAEGSSWHMKHFCCLECDRQLGGQRYIMRDGRPYCCSCFENLFSEYCDTCGEHIGVDQGMMTHDGQHWHASEMCFRCHTCQTSLLGRPFLPKHGVIYCSAACSRAGSMTTQTPRRPEDYLVSMQEARVSSPVSYVIQEGRAGIQEVLRQQYTLPDSLPSSDRDQGYATSSNSEVYAPGMFEVHAGQLDEEEEEPVYTLNIDGLIDALPLQEAKRRNRLSQFSMPDLSQGQAEPLSQDSLTPQSETRSDLVSPRSEEADPVQSDSDKNISVHYASVSVPHHHPADDPNIMMSPAAVMMMHQSNGHLHHHHHHHYNQISDATHYNSVAPGTALPPQLFPVYRQATPSSVRSYPELPNVRVLDKRDPGPQQNARQPSHPRNASGIPLPDSMKMNPISRPPSGQTRTPPCREPRSPRPNGCPRSQSFEGRPGNPPSQQQNTSSMSRTTSAVHPSRSGGSHRSHPRPQVLDSSAADRFMYGNFDDDHCSTCSSSSSSDDFDYNYHFPARHSNKISYVDDMGIGGTVGGQSSARGRHHRQKNKNCVLQ